From Streptomyces sp. GSL17-111, one genomic window encodes:
- a CDS encoding glycosyltransferase family 2 protein — MPKLSVIVPCHDVRDFVPDTLRSLARNAGPDTEFLLVDDGSQDATGDLLERAAPDIPRARVLRHETNQGISQARNTGIDAARGDYLTFLDGDDWYAPGYLDALLAVARRLDCDFVRTDHVQVTGRTRVVHRAPAPRRDVALSPRDAIAPPSMKTMVDYPFVWAGIYRRALFDDGLRFVPSLRTAEDRVFTWQLHLRAATFAAVGLHGVFYRRGVATSLTQIGDERQLDFLPAHDRILAEVAAHAEADRFLPKIVRTYCAMIAFHVGGAARYDAHTTRRLRTEAGAALRAMPADVLEDVLAVLDVKRATLLRRLLGRGVGKAA; from the coding sequence GTGCCCAAGCTCTCAGTGATCGTCCCCTGCCACGACGTGCGGGACTTCGTTCCGGACACCCTCCGCAGCCTCGCCCGCAACGCGGGCCCGGACACGGAGTTCCTCCTGGTCGACGACGGCTCGCAGGACGCCACCGGCGACCTGCTGGAGCGCGCCGCACCGGACATCCCCCGGGCCAGAGTGCTGCGGCACGAGACCAACCAGGGCATCTCCCAGGCGCGCAACACCGGGATCGACGCGGCGCGCGGCGACTACCTCACCTTCCTGGACGGCGACGACTGGTACGCGCCCGGCTACCTGGACGCGCTCCTGGCCGTCGCCCGGCGCCTGGACTGCGACTTCGTCCGCACCGACCACGTCCAGGTGACCGGCCGGACGCGCGTCGTCCACCGGGCGCCCGCGCCGCGCCGCGACGTCGCCCTCTCCCCGCGCGACGCGATCGCCCCGCCGTCGATGAAGACGATGGTGGACTACCCGTTCGTGTGGGCCGGGATCTACCGCCGTGCCCTCTTCGACGACGGGCTGCGGTTCGTGCCCAGCCTGCGCACGGCCGAGGACCGCGTGTTCACCTGGCAACTGCACCTGCGGGCCGCCACGTTCGCCGCCGTCGGGCTGCACGGGGTGTTCTACCGGCGCGGGGTGGCGACGTCGCTGACCCAGATCGGGGACGAGCGGCAGCTCGACTTCCTCCCCGCCCACGACCGCATCCTCGCGGAGGTCGCCGCCCACGCCGAGGCCGACCGCTTCCTGCCCAAGATCGTGCGCACCTACTGCGCCATGATCGCCTTCCACGTCGGCGGCGCCGCCCGTTACGACGCGCACACGACGAGAAGGCTGCGCACGGAGGCCGGGGCGGCGCTGCGCGCCATGCCCGCCGACGTGCTGGAGGACGTGCTCGCCGTCCTGGACGTCAAGCGGGCCACCCTGCTGAGGCGTCTGCTGGGACGCGGCGTCGGAAAGGCGGCCTGA